One window of Chamaesiphon minutus PCC 6605 genomic DNA carries:
- a CDS encoding cupredoxin domain-containing protein — translation MKLAAILVRTALLSIFPMEMSDSQMQHSPTDRSFQPIEQPLPVKVGVVLGGLTLVGAELWWFLGRKQQKQQATQSNGVQSVLVTVDGGYRPDRVIVNSGEPVRLSFRRLDGNSCLDEVLIPDFGISTRLPVGQTTTVEFTPTKIGEYTFTCGMRMFRGVIEVTAT, via the coding sequence ATGAAACTAGCAGCAATTTTAGTCAGGACAGCACTACTTTCGATTTTTCCGATGGAGATGAGTGACTCTCAAATGCAACACTCACCTACAGATCGATCGTTTCAACCCATCGAGCAGCCTTTACCCGTGAAAGTCGGCGTAGTTCTCGGTGGACTGACCCTAGTTGGTGCCGAACTGTGGTGGTTTTTGGGACGCAAACAACAAAAGCAACAAGCGACTCAAAGTAATGGGGTACAATCGGTATTAGTAACAGTTGATGGTGGCTATCGTCCCGATCGAGTTATTGTTAATAGTGGTGAACCCGTGCGGTTATCTTTTCGTAGATTAGATGGTAATTCTTGTCTCGATGAAGTGCTAATTCCCGACTTTGGGATTAGCACCCGTCTACCCGTCGGGCAAACAACAACTGTTGAATTTACACCAACGAAGATAGGGGAATATACTTTTACTTGTGGCATGAGAATGTTTCGTGGCGTTATTGAAGTAACAGCAACTTAA
- a CDS encoding ATP-binding protein, giving the protein MKDVVTVDLTLELTSKLNHFKEYAVSHPQLLQVDKVLMQAIQEPAGFAHVLIYGPSGVGKTTMIRQISRRLNEILPAATTDRSSYRHGSSEPVPLLLLETRPPDGGAFNRADYYRTALKLLGEPFYERRLLVDIDTEQTIEKKGRGRSKATQFNDSPELRHALEAAMSKRGVRAVILDEAQHLMKIGSGASGGKLLDQLDWIKSMTNVTGVLHILIGTYELLNFRNLSGQASRRGLDLHFPRYLFQHEQDRQDFQGVLLALLKQVPLTTDIPALMQHWFYFYERSIGCIGVLKDWLIRAVAAAIRDGSDTLTAGRLEEHALSLSQCERMALDAIEGEQKLGYSESRRDHLWRLLQSGMTSTTVPTSVVSTTTVVEDVPPPTKKPRKKRSAPSTPSTTESVMASVETVETVETVIEPVPPKKRRSKKAVTAPKPVPETVPVSETVPETLNVTTSDLAVDLLGAEIPLPVVEPVKKKTSRRVGQRNPQRDPVG; this is encoded by the coding sequence ATGAAGGATGTTGTGACTGTCGATCTGACGCTGGAATTAACATCCAAGCTGAATCACTTTAAAGAATATGCTGTTTCACATCCTCAACTACTCCAAGTAGATAAGGTGTTGATGCAAGCCATTCAAGAACCCGCTGGATTTGCTCATGTGCTGATCTATGGCCCTTCTGGTGTGGGTAAAACGACGATGATTCGTCAAATTTCGCGACGGTTAAATGAGATTTTACCAGCAGCGACGACAGATCGATCTAGCTATCGTCATGGTAGTTCTGAGCCAGTGCCTTTATTGCTGCTAGAAACACGTCCACCGGATGGCGGAGCTTTCAACCGAGCGGATTACTATCGCACTGCTCTAAAGCTGTTAGGAGAACCTTTCTACGAACGCCGTCTGTTGGTTGATATCGATACCGAACAAACGATTGAGAAGAAAGGACGGGGACGGAGCAAAGCTACCCAATTTAATGATTCTCCCGAACTGCGTCATGCGCTTGAAGCAGCAATGTCCAAGCGGGGAGTAAGAGCCGTTATTCTCGACGAAGCCCAACATCTGATGAAAATAGGTAGTGGAGCCAGTGGCGGTAAACTGCTCGACCAATTGGACTGGATTAAATCGATGACGAATGTGACTGGGGTGCTGCACATTCTGATTGGGACTTACGAACTGTTGAATTTTCGCAATTTAAGTGGTCAAGCATCGCGGCGGGGTTTGGATCTGCATTTTCCGCGTTATCTGTTTCAACACGAGCAAGACCGTCAGGATTTTCAGGGGGTGTTATTGGCACTGCTCAAGCAAGTTCCACTCACGACTGATATCCCTGCTTTAATGCAGCATTGGTTCTATTTTTACGAACGTTCGATTGGCTGTATTGGTGTGCTCAAGGACTGGTTGATTCGGGCGGTGGCGGCAGCTATCCGCGATGGGAGTGACACTTTGACGGCTGGGCGACTAGAAGAACATGCTCTATCTTTGTCTCAATGCGAACGGATGGCTCTGGATGCGATTGAGGGCGAACAAAAATTGGGATACTCTGAAAGTCGGCGCGACCATTTATGGCGGTTGCTACAATCTGGGATGACATCAACGACTGTGCCTACGTCTGTTGTCTCCACAACCACTGTTGTGGAGGATGTCCCACCACCTACCAAAAAGCCGAGGAAGAAGCGTTCTGCTCCGTCAACTCCGTCAACTACTGAATCAGTGATGGCATCTGTCGAGACTGTCGAGACTGTCGAGACTGTCATTGAACCTGTCCCGCCTAAGAAAAGAAGGAGTAAAAAGGCTGTTACTGCACCAAAGCCAGTCCCAGAGACAGTCCCAGTCTCAGAGACAGTCCCAGAAACTTTGAATGTCACTACCAGCGATCTGGCAGTAGATCTGCTTGGGGCTGAAATTCCGCTACCTGTAGTCGAACCAGTTAAGAAAAAAACCTCAAGGCGTGTCGGACAGCGCAATCCACAGCGAGATCCAGTTGGCTGA
- a CDS encoding TnsA endonuclease N-terminal domain-containing protein, translating into MNPREFERWCQTLKLPAATVESISSIRSAPPSRRVQGRASNVSGTYPSQKMGLTIQFESHKVELWAIYLMEHDPHVLEYYDQPSSFKIQYTNKSGRKIGHYHTPDFFVLSADNAAWVEWKTEAELEKLSEKYPTRYQIAADGSWRCPPGSAYASPLGLEYHVRTDASLDAIYIQNLIFLEDYLSFTADRNPLMLARVKEIVKTSPGITLANLLASESQLCANDVYVMLVLDHLYVPLSKVPLVQHERVRLYPDRPTYDTYSQSGQHQTATSIAATALPPLVANTRLRWDGRLWTLVNLGETTTTLLPEIGQPLQISSAFFYQLLDGGAISFPEAAGATNPEVMALMAEASPSDLRAANQRFEAVMAGTVADDISKRTLGRWLKQFRAAELKYGCGYVGLLPRTQARGNRTAKAPTAASELLNTFITERFETPTQAPAASVYRAYQRACEQQGIPSLSRCTFYARLQQRPIHEQTEKRKGSKAAYRHQPWYWELTYSTPRHGDRPLGIVHIDHTQLDLELRSATTGRLLGRPWLTLMVDAYSRRILAIYLTFDPPSYRSCMMAIRICVQRFGRFPQAIVVDGGKEFHSVYFDTLLARYHCTKKTRPGAKPRFGSVIERLFGTTNTQLIFNLLGNTQATKQVREITKAVNPKQHALWTLGDLYTYLVEYAYVVYDQNEHPALSMSPQSAYEQGEMNAGERLHRRIAYDEDFILATHPSPRSGQALVQPGKGIKLNYLYYWSDAFRHPEVERTKVSVRYDPFDLGVAYAYVQGRWVKCISQYYSVFSGRSERELLLASLEIKQQAKLTQTPTTISAKRLADFLSNVTAHEALLLQRLRDLEGQNVLNSLGQKSSSAPQIQIQAQTQTQPCAPSLQTLAPIQPNPALVLDLSQIPLFEEYR; encoded by the coding sequence GTCGGCTCCGCCAAGCCGTCGCGTCCAAGGACGAGCCTCTAACGTCAGTGGCACCTACCCTTCGCAAAAAATGGGGCTGACCATCCAATTTGAAAGCCACAAAGTGGAATTGTGGGCGATCTACTTAATGGAACACGACCCCCATGTTCTAGAGTATTACGACCAACCCTCCAGCTTTAAAATTCAATACACCAACAAGTCTGGGCGCAAGATCGGTCACTATCACACGCCAGACTTCTTTGTTCTGAGCGCGGATAATGCCGCCTGGGTGGAATGGAAAACCGAAGCCGAACTGGAGAAACTGAGTGAAAAATACCCCACCCGCTATCAGATAGCCGCCGATGGCTCGTGGCGATGCCCGCCAGGATCGGCTTATGCTTCTCCATTGGGTCTTGAGTATCACGTTCGCACTGATGCCTCATTAGATGCCATCTACATCCAGAACTTAATCTTTTTAGAAGACTACCTCAGCTTTACAGCAGACAGAAATCCGTTGATGCTGGCACGGGTGAAAGAGATAGTAAAAACCTCACCAGGCATCACTTTAGCCAATCTATTAGCATCAGAATCGCAGCTCTGTGCTAACGATGTCTATGTAATGCTTGTCCTCGACCACCTTTACGTCCCGCTGTCCAAGGTTCCGCTCGTGCAGCACGAACGAGTAAGGCTATATCCAGACCGCCCAACTTACGACACTTATAGCCAGAGTGGACAGCATCAAACAGCTACATCTATCGCCGCTACTGCACTGCCACCACTAGTTGCCAACACTCGCCTGCGCTGGGATGGCAGACTTTGGACATTAGTGAATCTGGGAGAGACAACCACAACCTTGCTCCCAGAAATCGGTCAGCCACTGCAAATATCTTCCGCCTTCTTTTACCAACTCCTCGATGGCGGAGCGATTAGCTTTCCTGAAGCAGCAGGAGCAACGAATCCAGAGGTGATGGCACTGATGGCGGAAGCATCTCCGAGCGATCTCCGAGCCGCTAACCAACGGTTTGAAGCAGTCATGGCTGGAACTGTAGCAGATGATATCTCCAAGCGCACTCTGGGCCGATGGTTGAAGCAGTTTCGAGCAGCAGAACTTAAATACGGTTGCGGCTATGTCGGACTGCTCCCCAGAACCCAAGCAAGGGGGAACCGCACAGCCAAAGCCCCAACCGCAGCCAGTGAATTACTCAACACCTTTATTACCGAGCGGTTTGAAACCCCAACTCAAGCACCCGCCGCTTCAGTCTATCGAGCATACCAACGAGCTTGCGAACAGCAGGGCATTCCCTCACTGTCGCGGTGTACTTTTTACGCTCGGCTTCAACAACGACCGATTCACGAGCAGACTGAAAAGCGCAAAGGCTCTAAAGCTGCCTATCGCCACCAACCTTGGTATTGGGAACTAACTTATAGCACCCCTCGCCACGGCGACCGCCCCTTGGGAATCGTTCATATCGACCATACTCAACTCGATCTAGAATTGCGTTCGGCGACAACAGGAAGATTGTTGGGTCGCCCGTGGCTGACGCTGATGGTAGATGCCTATTCCCGCCGCATCCTCGCCATCTATCTAACCTTCGACCCACCCAGCTATCGCTCCTGCATGATGGCAATTCGCATCTGCGTCCAACGGTTCGGTCGCTTCCCGCAAGCCATCGTGGTCGATGGAGGGAAAGAGTTTCACAGCGTCTATTTCGACACCTTGCTCGCACGGTACCACTGTACCAAGAAGACTCGTCCGGGAGCCAAGCCCCGCTTTGGTAGCGTGATTGAGCGACTGTTTGGGACTACCAATACCCAGTTAATCTTCAACTTGTTAGGAAATACCCAAGCGACCAAACAAGTGCGAGAAATTACCAAAGCAGTTAACCCCAAACAACATGCCCTATGGACATTAGGCGATTTATACACCTATTTAGTCGAGTATGCCTATGTTGTTTACGACCAAAACGAACACCCAGCCTTATCGATGTCACCCCAGAGTGCCTACGAGCAAGGAGAGATGAACGCAGGAGAGCGACTACATCGGCGGATTGCCTATGACGAAGACTTTATCCTCGCCACTCACCCCAGTCCGCGTTCGGGACAAGCTTTAGTCCAGCCAGGAAAGGGGATTAAACTCAATTACCTCTACTATTGGAGCGATGCTTTCCGCCATCCTGAAGTCGAACGAACGAAAGTGTCTGTGCGCTATGACCCTTTTGATTTGGGTGTGGCTTATGCTTACGTTCAAGGGCGGTGGGTCAAGTGCATCTCGCAATATTACAGCGTTTTCTCAGGACGCAGCGAACGAGAACTGCTGTTGGCTTCGCTCGAAATCAAACAGCAAGCCAAACTTACCCAGACTCCCACTACTATTTCGGCTAAACGGTTGGCTGATTTCCTCAGTAATGTCACCGCTCATGAGGCTCTGCTGCTGCAACGTTTGCGAGATTTAGAGGGGCAAAACGTTCTCAATTCACTCGGACAAAAATCGTCGTCTGCTCCACAGATCCAAATCCAGGCACAGACACAAACACAACCGTGCGCTCCCAGTCTTCAAACCCTTGCTCCCATTCAACCTAATCCAGCTTTGGTCTTAGATCTATCCCAAATCCCGTTGTTCGAGGAGTACCGTTAA
- the rppB gene encoding two-component system sensor histidine kinase RppB, which yields METAINVDRLFKRKRWWLTSIYASVMGCTLGLVGYTFEQIITNLSYQAVRKEVSSLATNLHDSIEYQLTIPGELPKNLYNQIPDLCPIDLDCQTKRNQTHRLATLNSQDYYVSFVDVLGNPRATLGLYPDLPKIELRLSTKLQWDYLRDLSDKNYLQITVEIHTPQDRVWGYLRVGHNLTDVEEYLDKVRLFLIISIAIIGCIVAFASWYLAGLAMHPLSQSYQQMQQFTADAAHELRTPLATLQITIENGRADYQHLDPSLDSWLEKIERQNIRIANLVNDLLFLSSLDRPNSKPILEPCYLTEIVLDLIEEFAVPATAKSIEIISDIDPDLPIYIDGNSEQLYRMGANLIDNAIKYTPTGGRVTVSLHSNVNVISFQVKDTGIGISNSDKERIFDRFYRAESKSALPQHSTGLGLAIVKSIVDLHGGQLTVRSQIGKGSVFTVKFITSL from the coding sequence GTGGAAACTGCTATAAATGTCGATCGACTATTCAAACGCAAACGCTGGTGGTTGACTTCGATCTATGCCAGTGTCATGGGCTGTACATTGGGATTAGTTGGTTATACATTCGAGCAAATTATTACTAATCTTAGCTACCAAGCAGTTAGAAAAGAGGTATCATCTCTAGCAACCAATCTCCACGATAGCATTGAATATCAATTAACTATTCCTGGAGAGTTACCAAAAAATTTATATAATCAAATTCCCGATCTTTGTCCAATCGATCTTGATTGTCAAACTAAAAGGAACCAAACACATCGCCTTGCAACATTAAATAGTCAAGACTATTATGTGAGTTTTGTAGATGTCTTGGGAAATCCCAGAGCAACGCTCGGCTTATATCCAGATTTGCCCAAGATAGAATTGCGATTGTCAACAAAATTGCAATGGGATTATTTACGCGATCTATCTGATAAAAACTATCTGCAAATCACTGTAGAAATTCATACACCCCAAGATCGAGTTTGGGGTTATTTACGAGTCGGACATAATTTAACTGATGTCGAAGAATATTTAGATAAAGTACGTTTATTCCTAATTATCAGCATCGCAATCATCGGCTGTATTGTCGCATTTGCTAGTTGGTATTTAGCAGGTCTAGCAATGCACCCACTGTCTCAATCCTATCAGCAAATGCAACAGTTTACTGCTGATGCCGCTCATGAATTACGCACACCTTTAGCTACTCTCCAAATCACGATCGAAAATGGTAGAGCAGATTATCAACATCTCGATCCGTCCTTAGATAGTTGGCTCGAAAAAATCGAGCGACAGAATATTCGGATTGCCAATTTAGTCAACGATTTATTGTTTTTATCTAGTCTCGATCGACCAAATAGTAAGCCAATTTTAGAGCCATGCTATCTGACGGAAATTGTGCTAGATTTAATCGAAGAATTTGCTGTACCTGCGACAGCTAAATCGATCGAGATTATCAGCGATATCGATCCCGATTTGCCAATCTATATCGATGGTAATTCCGAACAATTATATCGAATGGGTGCAAATTTAATTGATAATGCAATTAAATATACACCTACGGGTGGACGAGTAACCGTTTCTCTACACAGCAATGTGAATGTCATCTCATTCCAAGTCAAAGATACGGGAATCGGTATTTCTAATTCCGATAAAGAGCGGATATTCGATCGCTTTTATCGAGCCGAATCTAAATCTGCATTACCTCAACATAGTACGGGATTGGGACTGGCAATCGTTAAGTCGATTGTCGATCTTCACGGCGGACAATTAACAGTTCGGAGTCAGATAGGTAAAGGGAGTGTTTTTACAGTGAAGTTTATTACCTCACTGTAA